The sequence CGCTGAGGCCGAACATCGACTCGACGATTTGGGCCGCGAGTTTTCTCGGCTGGAGGAGGATTATCCACCCGAGGACGAAGAACAGGTACGCACCGAGCGCACTCGCGAGCGAGCGACCTCGACTCCCGGTGAGCGCCGAGATACCGATGCCGATAGCAGTCCAGACGGCGGCGAAGTACAGCGTCAGGGCCGTTACGGCCACGTAGGTCGCGACTGGCACGCTTCCGAACTTCACTAGCAGGAGGACGCCGCCGATAGCGAACGCGGCCCCGAACCCGAGTGCCGTCACTGCCGTTCGACCGACGAACTTCCCGACGATGGCTTCGAGTCGCGTGTTGGGGAGTCCGAGGAGAAACGTCGCGCTCCCGGACTCCAGTTCGCCAGTAACTGCGTCGTAACTCGTGACGAGTACCGCGATGGGAAACAGGAGTGTGCCGAGGGTGACGAGACTTGAGAGGGCGGCTTCGAGGGGAGTCAAGTCCGCCTGTTGTGGACTCCCGGACTGCGTCAGAATCGGGACGGCGAGGACGAGCGACACGACTCCGAACAGCGTCCACAACGTCTTCGAGCGTCGAACGTCGCGGAACTCTTTTCGAGCGATGACACTCCAGTTCATGCGGTCACCTCCGCGGCCATTCCGCCGTCGCTCTCGGCCGTTTCGTCGTCGGTGTACGTCTCGAACATCTCTTCGAGGGACGCCTGCTCGGCGATGATGTCGGTCACTCCCACTCGGTCGTGCAGGTACGCGACCACGTCCGCCTTCACCGTCGGATTCTCGCAGGTAACGCGGAGGGTCGATCCATCGACCTCGACGCTCTGGACGCCATCGACCGATTCGAGCGTCAAGTCGTCGGGTTTCGTCCGGACCGTCGCCTCGATGACGCAGTTGGAGAACACCTCCTCGCGGAGATTGTCTATCGTGTCCTGCGCGACGAGTCGTCCGTCGTTGAGAATTCCGACGCGGTCACAGACGGCTTCGACTTCCGCGAGGATGTGACTGGAGAAGAAAACCGCCGTCCCGTCGGCGGCCTCTTCGCGGATGAGTTCGCGCATCTCTCGCATTCCGGTCGGGTCCAACCCCGACGAGGGTTCGTCCAGAATCAGCAGGTCGGGGTCGCCGACGATAGCCATCCCCAGTCCGAGCCGTTGAGCCATTCCTTTCGAGTACTGGCTCACCGGGCGTTCGGCGTCCGCAGGGTCGAGTCCCACACGTTCCACGACGGTATCGACATCCATCTCGACGCCCTTACAGGACGCGGCGAATTCGAGGTGTTCGCGTCCCGTCAACCTGTCGTACGGCGCAGCGTCTTCGGGTAGGATGCCGATACGCTCTCGAATCCGGTGAGACTCCTCGTGGGTATCGTGTCCAAAGACGTAGGCCTCGCCGTCGGTTGGATGAAGGAAATCGAGCAGGAGATTGATAGTCGTCGATTTCCCCGCCCCGTTGGGACCGAGAAAGCCGTACACCTCCCCTTCTTCGACGACCAAGTCCAGCGTATCGACGGCGACGACCGACTCGCCGAACGTCTTGGTCAGGCCATCTGTTTGGATTACTGCCATGTCAGGTGATGCGTAGATGTGGTTCATCAGCTTTTCTAACAAGACGACACGACTAGACCTGTCATTGAACACTATACTATAATTGTGAGGTAATATCTATCAAAGATAAATAATTTCACATTATGTGGGGCGCGGTTAACGTCGCTGACGTGACATGATACTCGTTACCACGTCTCGACAACCGATTTATAAGAAGCCGCGAAACGAACGTGTACGCTCGAATCCCGACGGAAACGACCCGACGACAGACCCACAACTTTCAAACCGACCCCCTTCGTTTCGAAACCTCATGGACCTCGCAGCCGACGACAGTATCACCGAGGGCGGTCTCCTCGGTCCGATGTTCAAGCTCGCGTGGCCCATCGTCGTCATCCAGCTGTTGCAGGTGACGTACAACATCGCCGACACGTTCTGGCTCGGACGCCTGTCGGCCGATGCGGTGGGCGCGCTGAGCCTCGCGTTTCCGCTCATCTTCCTGCTCATCTCCATCGCGGGCGGGTTCACGACCGCGGGGTCGATTCTGGTCGCCCAGTACACCGGTGCCGACAGCGAGGGGTCGGCCGGTGAAGTCGCGGGCCAAATCGTCTCGTTCGTCACGCTGTTGGCGCTCACCCTGAGCGTCATCGGGTACTTCGCCA is a genomic window of Halorussus salinus containing:
- a CDS encoding ABC transporter permease subunit, which codes for MNWSVIARKEFRDVRRSKTLWTLFGVVSLVLAVPILTQSGSPQQADLTPLEAALSSLVTLGTLLFPIAVLVTSYDAVTGELESGSATFLLGLPNTRLEAIVGKFVGRTAVTALGFGAAFAIGGVLLLVKFGSVPVATYVAVTALTLYFAAVWTAIGIGISALTGSRGRSLASALGAYLFFVLGWIILLQPRKLAAQIVESMFGLSAMPQLYDFVFRLSPTTAYAFASNGLISGGSETRPFFLQEWFMIIVLLLWLLGPITLGYLRFRTSELAR
- a CDS encoding ABC transporter ATP-binding protein, yielding MAVIQTDGLTKTFGESVVAVDTLDLVVEEGEVYGFLGPNGAGKSTTINLLLDFLHPTDGEAYVFGHDTHEESHRIRERIGILPEDAAPYDRLTGREHLEFAASCKGVEMDVDTVVERVGLDPADAERPVSQYSKGMAQRLGLGMAIVGDPDLLILDEPSSGLDPTGMREMRELIREEAADGTAVFFSSHILAEVEAVCDRVGILNDGRLVAQDTIDNLREEVFSNCVIEATVRTKPDDLTLESVDGVQSVEVDGSTLRVTCENPTVKADVVAYLHDRVGVTDIIAEQASLEEMFETYTDDETAESDGGMAAEVTA